A stretch of the Arthrobacter stackebrandtii genome encodes the following:
- a CDS encoding APC family permease, producing the protein MLNFFNAFKRTLVGRPFRNDRLAHTLLPKRIALPVFASDALSSVAYAPDEILLTLALAGVAAVSLSPWVGLAVMVVLLTVVASYRQNVHAYPSGGGDYEIATVNLGKGAGLTVASALMVDYVLTVAVSMSSAANYLATAIPGWHGTQAVIAVVGVIILALVNLRGIKEAGTVFAVPTYIFMFCIFAMTAAGLFQAARGTLGRAPSADFEIVPEAAFNQGLVGLAGAFLLLRAFSSGAAALTGVEAISNGVPNFRKPKSKNAASTLLMLGVIAAGMMASILFLANATGVHIVADPHTEFLVNGVAPPVDYVQNPSISQIAATIFGAGSFPFFLIVAATGTILVFASNTAFNGFPVLASILAQDGYLPRQLRTRGDRLAFSNGVLLLAAGALVLIIAFNADVTRLIQLYIVGVFISFTASQLGMIRHWTRELLKVKDRHVRFRMKRSRIINTVGFSMTLTVLVIVLVTKFEQGAWIALLAMAVLFVIMWSIRAHYDNVARELAVDTDSAVKALPARIHAVILVSHVRKPVMRAIAFARASRPSTLEAVTVDVDAAETEATIADWERLSIPVPLTVLASPYRETLTPLINHIKAMRQDAPRDLIVVYIPEYVVGKWWEQLVHNQTALRIKTRLHFEPGVVVASVPWQLKSSTDAKKYQE; encoded by the coding sequence GTGCTGAATTTCTTCAACGCGTTCAAGCGAACCCTTGTGGGTCGGCCGTTCCGCAACGACCGGCTTGCCCACACGCTGCTGCCCAAGCGCATCGCGCTTCCGGTGTTCGCTTCCGACGCGCTCTCATCCGTGGCATACGCGCCGGATGAAATCCTGCTGACGCTGGCCCTCGCCGGCGTGGCCGCCGTGTCGCTCTCTCCCTGGGTGGGCCTGGCGGTCATGGTGGTGCTGCTGACCGTGGTGGCCTCCTACCGGCAGAACGTCCACGCCTACCCGTCAGGCGGCGGCGACTACGAAATTGCCACGGTGAACCTCGGCAAGGGGGCCGGGCTCACCGTGGCCTCGGCGCTCATGGTGGACTACGTGCTCACCGTGGCGGTGTCCATGTCCTCGGCAGCCAATTACCTTGCCACCGCGATACCCGGCTGGCACGGCACCCAGGCCGTGATCGCCGTCGTCGGTGTCATCATCCTGGCGCTGGTCAACCTGCGCGGCATCAAGGAGGCCGGCACAGTCTTTGCCGTGCCGACCTACATCTTCATGTTCTGCATCTTCGCCATGACCGCGGCCGGGCTGTTCCAGGCGGCCAGGGGCACACTGGGCCGGGCGCCGTCGGCCGACTTTGAGATTGTTCCGGAAGCCGCCTTCAACCAGGGCCTGGTGGGGCTGGCCGGCGCGTTCCTGCTGCTGCGGGCGTTCTCCTCGGGTGCCGCCGCCCTGACAGGCGTTGAGGCGATCAGCAACGGCGTGCCGAACTTCCGCAAGCCCAAGAGCAAAAACGCCGCGAGCACGCTGCTCATGCTTGGTGTCATCGCCGCGGGCATGATGGCCAGCATCCTGTTCCTGGCCAACGCCACGGGTGTGCACATCGTGGCCGACCCGCACACCGAATTCCTGGTGAACGGCGTCGCCCCGCCGGTTGACTACGTGCAGAACCCGTCGATCAGCCAGATCGCCGCCACCATCTTCGGTGCCGGCTCATTCCCGTTCTTCCTTATCGTGGCCGCCACCGGCACCATCCTGGTGTTCGCCTCCAACACCGCCTTCAACGGATTCCCCGTGCTGGCTTCCATCCTGGCGCAGGACGGCTACCTGCCGCGCCAGCTGCGCACCCGCGGGGACCGCCTCGCGTTCAGCAACGGCGTGCTGCTGCTGGCCGCCGGCGCGCTGGTGCTCATCATCGCCTTCAACGCTGACGTCACAAGGCTCATCCAGCTCTACATCGTGGGCGTGTTCATCTCCTTCACCGCCAGCCAGCTGGGCATGATCCGGCACTGGACGCGGGAGCTGCTGAAGGTCAAGGACCGGCACGTGCGATTCCGCATGAAGCGCTCCCGGATCATCAACACGGTCGGCTTCAGCATGACCCTGACCGTTCTGGTCATCGTGCTTGTCACCAAGTTCGAGCAGGGCGCCTGGATCGCGCTGCTGGCCATGGCGGTGCTGTTCGTGATCATGTGGAGCATCCGTGCCCACTACGACAACGTGGCCAGGGAACTGGCTGTGGACACGGACTCGGCCGTCAAGGCCCTGCCCGCCCGCATCCACGCGGTGATCTTGGTCTCACATGTCCGCAAGCCGGTCATGCGCGCCATCGCCTTCGCCCGCGCATCCCGGCCCTCCACGCTCGAAGCCGTCACGGTTGACGTGGACGCCGCCGAGACCGAGGCCACCATCGCGGATTGGGAGCGGCTGTCCATCCCGGTACCGTTGACAGTGTTGGCGAGCCCGTACCGGGAAACGCTGACGCCGCTGATCAACCACATCAAGGCCATGCGCCAAGACGCGCCCCGCGACTTGATTGTGGTGTACATCCCCGAATACGTGGTGGGCAAATGGTGGGAGCAGCTGGTGCACAACCAGACTGCCCTGCGCATCAAGACGCGGCTGCACTTTGAACCAGGGGTGGTGGTTGCCAGCGTGCCATGGCAGCTGAAATCCTCCACCGACGCGAAGAAATACCAGGAATAG
- a CDS encoding potassium channel family protein codes for MAHFVIMGCGRVGATLAHTLEDSGHSVAIIDQDERAFRRLRTGFGGRKITGVGFDQDTLKQADIENAYAFAAVSSGDNSNILATRVARETFHVEHVVARIYDPGRAEIYQRLGIPTVAAVRWSADQVLRRILPETAIKGDFREPSGRLFLTELSLHPDWIGRHILDIEAAARVRVAYLTRFGEGMLPGPDTSYQQGDTVHAMVVGAQAAEIGHILASPPSKEI; via the coding sequence GTGGCGCACTTCGTCATCATGGGCTGCGGCCGCGTGGGCGCGACCCTGGCGCACACGCTGGAGGATTCCGGGCACTCGGTTGCCATCATCGACCAGGACGAGCGTGCATTCCGGCGGCTGCGGACCGGTTTTGGCGGGCGCAAGATCACCGGCGTGGGCTTTGACCAGGACACCCTGAAGCAGGCCGACATTGAGAACGCCTACGCCTTTGCGGCGGTTTCCAGCGGCGACAACTCGAACATCCTGGCCACCCGGGTGGCCCGCGAGACCTTCCACGTGGAGCACGTGGTGGCCCGGATCTACGACCCCGGGCGCGCAGAAATCTACCAGCGCCTCGGCATCCCCACAGTCGCGGCTGTGCGCTGGAGCGCCGACCAGGTGCTGCGGCGCATCCTGCCGGAGACCGCCATCAAGGGCGACTTCCGGGAGCCGTCGGGGCGGCTGTTCCTGACCGAACTGTCGCTGCACCCTGACTGGATAGGCCGGCACATTCTGGACATTGAGGCCGCGGCGCGGGTGCGCGTGGCCTACCTGACACGTTTTGGCGAGGGCATGCTGCCCGGTCCCGACACCAGCTACCAGCAGGGCGACACCGTGCACGCCATGGTGGTCGGTGCCCAGGCGGCCGAGATCGGCCACATCCTTGCCAGCCCGCCATCGAAGGAGATTTAG